One Leopardus geoffroyi isolate Oge1 chromosome E1, O.geoffroyi_Oge1_pat1.0, whole genome shotgun sequence genomic window, CACGGTTGGCGGTGGTCCCTGGCGGAGCGACCCCGGCAAGGCGGTGGTCAGTCTTGCTCTGAAGCGAAGCGGTCGCTGGGTTCAGCGACCACAACGCCTATGGCTGCAGCCACTGgcaggacagggagagaaaactGCAACCCTAGAGGGGCCTCTGGCTGTCACCTTAGCTGCTGGCCCCAAGTGGGCGCGGGTGGAGAGTTCCATCAGGCTACTAAGCTGCCCTAAGGTCTCGAAAGAACAATGCACTGGAGGAAATCCTTTCTGGCTTATTCGGTCCCTATGAAGACTGTCTTGTGACCACAGCTACCATATTTCGCAAATCCGCAATCAGGTGTTGACTTAAGCAAAGCcccatggagacagagagacaaagggagctCTGGGGTATCTGGGGACTGGACTCCCATCATCAGGTGGCAGCCAAGGTCAGAGACGGCCATATAAAGAGCAAGCCAAGTGGATAAAAGAGCTGCCAGATGCTGATTGTGACTCCCCTGCCATGTGCCTCATTGTGACCCAACAGCCTCACCAGCTGGTAGGTGTCCCCAGGTCCTGGCATGAGCACAGTGTGGtcggggcaggtgggggggggggcggggcgcggtgGCCCAGGTGGCCCTAGGACCCCCCCACCATGGAAAACCAGCTCTATTATGACAGCCTGGGGTCCTGCAGTCAATACCAAGAAGCTCCCCAGGGCGCCAACGACTTACTGCTCCTGCTGCTGGGTCTCGTGATTCTCGTCAACATTGGGATCAACGTGGTAACTGCGGTCAGTGACGGCATGGCCGTGGGCCACCCCGTCCCCCCGGGGGTggagagggctgggggcgggCGTGGTCTTCACTCCCACCCCACCGTACCCCCAGATGTGGCATGGACTCCAGAATGCCTTAGACAAGATGATACATTGGATTCATCTGAAAAGTGAGTATGGCAGCAAGAGAGGTAggggacacccctccccccaatgcCACCGTCACCACCCTAGGAACCCAGGCCGCACTGTTCCCAACCCCGAGCTCTTCTGACATTCACCCTGTCCTCACGGACTCTCGTTGCCCCCAGATGACATCTTCCAGGCTTCCGAAGGTTCCCCCAAAGACGCCCCGGCCAAGACCCAAGACGTTCACATCCACTGTGCCCTGGACCCTGTAGAAGTGAAGATGGCCCGGCCCACCTGCCATCGCTCTTCCTCCTACCGCTGTCTCCGCAGCCCCTGCTGCAGCTGTCGCCGCCACCGCCGCTGCAGCCACCGCCGTGGCCGGCACCCCGGCCACCACCGTCCCTGCAGCCACCAGTGGGGACTGAGGAACCATAGGCATTTCCCCCCCAACCGCTCCGTCTTCCACAGTCACTGTCACAGCCGCAAGATGTCACAGCTACGGCCAGTGCCCTCCTTTGATGAGGACAACCTAGACTCCTGCCTGGAGGAGGATGACCTATCCTTCCCGCACCCCAAGTACCCAtggcggggctggggagggctctACCAGCCGGTGGGCCTGCCCTCCAACTTGGGGCTGTGGGGCCGCCAGGGTGGGATCCTGGCCAGGCTGCCACCACCTTCTCTGTACCCGTCACCTGAGCTGCGCCGCATGCCCAAGCGCGTGGAGGCCAAGTCGGAGCTGAGGCTGCAGTCCTACGGGTCCCACTGCCCCCAGTCCCGAATCTGGGGCAATCTGGAGGCTGAGCAGCGGACCCCGTCTCCACCACCCGTCCGCCGGctgccccccggcccctcccgggTCCCCGCGGGACACAGCCCTTACCCCTCAGGGGCCCAGCTACTCCACGACTCCCGGGATCAGCGGCGGCGTGGTCTGGAGGGCTCCGGACCCCCCTGTGCCCTGGCGCCCCGGGGGTCCCGGCCCGAGGCCCGGGAACCCTGCTCCCCCCAGGCCCACCGGCAGAGCCTCCCTGGCCACGCTCACAGCCAGTCCAACCGCAGCCCCCACCCATCCACGGGGCACTTGGGCTACGGCACCCGGGACCCCCACGAGGTTCGGCGCCGGATGGGCGAATGCACCGAGGCAACGCCCGCCCGGCACCCTCTGACCACCGCATCCCTCACCGTGCTGGGCGAGACCTCCCACCGACAGGCCCTGGCTCCCGGCTCAGCCCTGCTGCCcggctcctcccagcccctgcccgaAGTCCAGGCTCCCGAGCCgcgcccagcccagcccaccttCAGGCCACTCAGCCGGACCCCGGGGGCCAATGGCAGTTACCAGGTATACGACAGCCTGGAGCTGAAGCGGCAGGTCCAGGAGAGCAGAGCGCGGGCCAGCTCCCTGCCGCCCCCCTGCACCTCGGCCTCCAGGCCCTCCCTGCACCGGAGCCGGAACGGGAAACTCCACTGACCGGCGGGGAACACGGGCGGTGGGGGGGCGTGGAGAGAGGAATAAAGAGCAACAAAGTCCAGGAAGCGCTGTGATGTTCTGTGGCTTGGAatcgccccctcctcctcccagcccggGTCCCTGCTCTTGGCTTCCCGACACGAGAAGCCAGTGTCCCCTTCTCGGCGGCGGCCACGCCCTCCCTGTCCCATGCCACGCACTAAGGACATCTTGCAGCGGCAGACTCCAAACCACGGGTCCCTGAGCACCTATGCTGGGTCCCTGTCGCCCTGATCCCAAAGTGGGCTCAGAGGCACAGCCCCACGCGAGACCGTGAGGTCAGATTCCAGACCCGTGGGTTCCACGTGTGGGCAGAGCCGGGACCACGGCCCGGCGAAGGGCAGGAAGCATGCCAGGGCTCTGGGGTCCAGCCGGGCCTTCCCCAGGGCTCTGAGGCCAAGGTCTTCCCCGGCCTCAGGAGCCGCCAAGGGGATGGAATGTGCGTGTTTGATGGAGTGAGGCAGCGGGCAGTGGGGGACCCAG contains:
- the SPEM2 gene encoding uncharacterized protein SPEM2 isoform X3 yields the protein MCLIVTQQPHQLPGVLQSIPRSSPGRQRLTAPAAGSRDSRQHWDQRGNCDVAWTPECLRQDDTLDSSENPCCSCRRHRRCSHRRGRHPGHHRPCSHQWGLRNHRHFPPNRSVFHSHCHSRKMSQLRPVPSFDEDNLDSCLEEDDLSFPHPKYPWRGWGGLYQPVGLPSNLGLWGRQGGILARLPPPSLYPSPELRRMPKRVEAKSELRLQSYGSHCPQSRIWGNLEAEQRTPSPPPVRRLPPGPSRVPAGHSPYPSGAQLLHDSRDQRRRGLEGSGPPCALAPRGSRPEAREPCSPQAHRQSLPGHAHSQSNRSPHPSTGHLGYGTRDPHEVRRRMGECTEATPARHPLTTASLTVLGETSHRQALAPGSALLPGSSQPLPEVQAPEPRPAQPTFRPLSRTPGANGSYQVYDSLELKRQVQESRARASSLPPPCTSASRPSLHRSRNGKLH
- the SPEM2 gene encoding uncharacterized protein SPEM2 isoform X4 gives rise to the protein MCLIVTQQPHQLPGVLQSIPRSSPGRQRLTAPAAGSRDSRQHWDQRGNCDVAWTPECLRQDDTLDSSENHCHSRKMSQLRPVPSFDEDNLDSCLEEDDLSFPHPKYPWRGWGGLYQPVGLPSNLGLWGRQGGILARLPPPSLYPSPELRRMPKRVEAKSELRLQSYGSHCPQSRIWGNLEAEQRTPSPPPVRRLPPGPSRVPAGHSPYPSGAQLLHDSRDQRRRGLEGSGPPCALAPRGSRPEAREPCSPQAHRQSLPGHAHSQSNRSPHPSTGHLGYGTRDPHEVRRRMGECTEATPARHPLTTASLTVLGETSHRQALAPGSALLPGSSQPLPEVQAPEPRPAQPTFRPLSRTPGANGSYQVYDSLELKRQVQESRARASSLPPPCTSASRPSLHRSRNGKLH
- the SPEM2 gene encoding uncharacterized protein SPEM2 isoform X2, which translates into the protein MCLIVTQQPHQLPGVLQSIPRSSPGRQRLTAPAAGSRDSRQHWDQRGNCDDIFQASEGSPKDAPAKTQDVHIHCALDPVEVKMARPTCHRSSSYRCLRSPCCSCRRHRRCSHRRGRHPGHHRPCSHQWGLRNHRHFPPNRSVFHSHCHSRKMSQLRPVPSFDEDNLDSCLEEDDLSFPHPKYPWRGWGGLYQPVGLPSNLGLWGRQGGILARLPPPSLYPSPELRRMPKRVEAKSELRLQSYGSHCPQSRIWGNLEAEQRTPSPPPVRRLPPGPSRVPAGHSPYPSGAQLLHDSRDQRRRGLEGSGPPCALAPRGSRPEAREPCSPQAHRQSLPGHAHSQSNRSPHPSTGHLGYGTRDPHEVRRRMGECTEATPARHPLTTASLTVLGETSHRQALAPGSALLPGSSQPLPEVQAPEPRPAQPTFRPLSRTPGANGSYQVYDSLELKRQVQESRARASSLPPPCTSASRPSLHRSRNGKLH
- the SPEM2 gene encoding uncharacterized protein SPEM2 isoform X1 — protein: MENQLYYDSLGSCSQYQEAPQGANDLLLLLLGLVILVNIGINVVTAMWHGLQNALDKMIHWIHLKNDIFQASEGSPKDAPAKTQDVHIHCALDPVEVKMARPTCHRSSSYRCLRSPCCSCRRHRRCSHRRGRHPGHHRPCSHQWGLRNHRHFPPNRSVFHSHCHSRKMSQLRPVPSFDEDNLDSCLEEDDLSFPHPKYPWRGWGGLYQPVGLPSNLGLWGRQGGILARLPPPSLYPSPELRRMPKRVEAKSELRLQSYGSHCPQSRIWGNLEAEQRTPSPPPVRRLPPGPSRVPAGHSPYPSGAQLLHDSRDQRRRGLEGSGPPCALAPRGSRPEAREPCSPQAHRQSLPGHAHSQSNRSPHPSTGHLGYGTRDPHEVRRRMGECTEATPARHPLTTASLTVLGETSHRQALAPGSALLPGSSQPLPEVQAPEPRPAQPTFRPLSRTPGANGSYQVYDSLELKRQVQESRARASSLPPPCTSASRPSLHRSRNGKLH